GTCGAACGCCACGGAGAGGCCGGTCGTGCCGGCGTTCAGCAGCGCGTGGTAGCGCTCGTTCGACTCCTTGGCGGTGCCGAAGCCGGCGTACTGCCGCATCGTCCACGGCTTGCCGGTGTACATCGTCGGATAGACGCCGCGGGTGAACGGGTACGCGCCCGGCTCCCCCAGCGCCGCCGCCGGGTCGAACCCGTCGAGGTCGGCCGGTGCGTACACCGGCTGGATGGGCAGCCCCGACTCCGACGTACGCCCGTCTGTCATGCCAGCGATGCTACCGACGCCCCGGAGCGGGCCACTCGGGCTAGATCGTGCCCGTGCAGTAGAAGTCGGGGCAGAACGTCAGCGTCGCGCGCGTGCAGGCCACGACGTCGAGGGTGGGCGGCGCGCCGCCCACCACGGCTGTCAGCTCGCCCGTCGTCAGCTCCGCCAGGGTCTCCTTGCGCAACGCCAGCCTGCGGCTCATCGGCACCTCCCCACGTAGAACGGTCGGGGAAGCGTACGGCGCCGCGTCGCCGTCGCAGCGCAGGAATGGGACGCCTCCCCGTCGAACCACCCGCCATGGGGGGTACTCGAGTCGCGGTTGCCGCCACGGTCGCCCTGGCGATCGCTGCCCCCGCGCCCGCGGTGCGGTCGGCCGCACCGGTCCACGTCTGCCAGGCGATGGCGTTCTCCCCGGACTTCGTCCGCGACGGCACCGGCTTCTGCGTCACCCTCGGATACGAGTCGGGCTCGTACACGCCGGACGGCACCGCGGTCGCGTACCGCACGACCGACCACGGCCGGTCGTGGCAACGTCGAGCGAGCCAGGGCCTCGACCCTCTGCTCGGCGCCGGGGTCAAGCAGGTCCTGGTCTCCCCGGCGTTCGCGACCGACCGGACGGTCTACGTGCACGTAGCGGGCCGCGGGTTGCTGCGATCGACCGACGGCGGCGACACCTGGCTGCCTGCGGACCCGATCGGCGACTCCTCGACCGATCACGCCAACTACGCCGTGCTCCCCGGCGGGGCGATGCCGCTCGCGTTCGCCGATCAGGTGCCCGCCCTCGTATCACCGCCGCTGCACGTTCCCGTCGCCGGCACCCCGGGCACGGAGCTCCAGTTCCTCGGCGACGAGTCGGGCGCTCGCTTCGCGGCATCACTCGACACGGAGGACGTCAACACCGCGCGCACCCGGCTGTACGCGTGTGACGCGACGTTGGCGTGCCCCACCGCGCTGTTCGCCTTCCCGGTCAGGCACGTCTGGCAGAACGGCTGGCTCGACCCGGCATACGCGACCAACCGCAGGATGTACGCGGTCACCGACGCCGCAGGGCGGCTCCACGCATGGCGGTCCGTCGACGGCGGCCGGACGTTCACGCCGTGGACCGGTCTGGAGAAGGTCGTCGGCGCGATCGGCAAGGCGTATCGCCCCACCTTGTCGATCGCGGTGCGGCCGCGGTCGGCGACGATGTTCGCGAGGCTCAGCTTCCGCATCCTCGGCGGCGCTGCGGCGCCGCCGGGCGAGCAGCTGCTGCGGACAGACGACGGCGGGCGGACGTGGCGCCGGGTCGCCTACCAGCTCGCGTTCGGTCAGCGGGGAAGACGCGGCACCCTCCCCTGGGACCACCCCGGTCACGCGTTCGGGCTTTCCGGCGCGCTGACGCTGCTGCCTGACGGCCGGCTGATGACCGTTGCCGAGAGATTCGGCCAGTACGAAGGTGTGTTCTGCTCCGCCGACGGCGGGCGCTCCTGGGCGCGCGTCTGCCCGTAGCAGTATTGGCGTGTTCAACCCCCATTGACGGGCCATCGACCCATTCCTATCGTCCGCACCACGTTTCTCACCGATTCTCGGTGGGGGCGCGGTGGGGGGGATCTGCCGACCCTTCGCGACGTCGTTGCCGAACGCGATCGACGCTTCGGCCAGTCCGAAAGGAAGCATCATGAAGTTTCTTCTCCGTAGTTCCGTCGTGGCCGCGGGCGCCACGGCGGGTGCCCTGCTGCTGGGAGCCCCGGGTGCGCTGGCTGCCAGCCCGACGGTGTTCAGCGGCGGCGTCAGCACGACCTGCAGTCGCCCGCCGGCACCCAACAGCGGCACGGCGACCGGCAACGGGTTCTGCGACTACGTCGGCACCTCGACGACGTGCGTCACGACCGTGAGTGTGCCCGACGGCAGCGTCGTCGTGCCGTGCGTCGGCAACTGGGACGGCACCGCGAACCTCTTCTTCATCCTCACGCGACCGCGCGAGACCGACGCCGCCCAGATCTTCTGCGCAGGCAGTGGCAGCGGCGTCTTCCACTACAAGCCGACGCTCTCGTCGCCGTACCAGAACATCGCCATCACGATCACCGTCGCGGGCCAGACCGGGAAGTTCGACGGGACGCTCGTCAGTGGCGCGACGACGACCGCCGTGCACGGTGAGTTCACCGCGGCGTGTGGCGGCCAGGGCACGTACGCCGGGACCGTCGGATGAGGGCCTGGGCGCGGCGTGCGCTGACGGCGTGCGCCCTCACCCCGCTCCTGGGCATGTCGATGTCGACCGCGGCGCCGGCGTCCGCCGGCGCGCTGAACGCGCGTCCGACGACGGCGACGTTCAACGGCTTCGGCCTCGTCCGCGTGAACACGCCGGACGGCGTCGACCCGTACATCGACGTGACGTCGTACAACTCGGCCACCGGCATCAACGACGACGAGTGCAGCGCGATCGTGGTCGTCGGCGTCGCGGCCCCGGAGGTCGTCCGGTGCAGCTTCCGGCTCCGCCAGACGTTCGACCCGACCGCTGCCTGCGAGGCGACGTTCACGGCCGACGGCTATTTCAACGTGTTCCTGCCGAGCGGCACGCAGCAGTTCAAGTTCACGGACATGAGAGTGGTCATCGACGAGGGCACGGCACACGGTATCGGGACCCAATACGTCGACATGGGCACCGGTCAGGTCAACACCGGCCACGCTCAGTTCGACTTCGCGGGACCCTGCAACGTGAAGAACAAGAACTTCGGTCGCGTTCTCTACTGAGATGATGTGGGGCCGGCCGCACGCGCGCCGGCCCCATGTCATGCGAGGTGGTTCGGGTGAAGCGGCACGGCAGGGCGGTGGCGGTGACGCTCGCCGCCCTCGCCTGCGCCGTCGGCGGTCTCGGAGCCCGCGCCGCGGTCCCGGCCACCACGCTGCCCCCCGTCGAACGCGATGGCGTCACAGAGCGCACCGGGTCAGTCGATCCGGGCGCGAGCGCGCCGCGACGCACCGAAGCGTGGCGGGTCGCCGCGGCGCCCGTTCGCGCGCTCACTCTCGCGGGCGCACCGGGCTACGTACACCCCACCACCGACCTCGACGGCGATCGAATCCCCGACGTCACGGTCCTCACGTCGTCACCCGCCACTCTCGCGTGCCTCAGCGGTGCCGACGGGCACACGCTCCACACGTTCGCGCTCGGCGACGACCACGCGGTGCAGCCTGTCGATGCCGCGTGGTCGGCCATGCTGGTCACCACCGCCACCACGACCAAGCCGG
The genomic region above belongs to Frankiaceae bacterium and contains:
- a CDS encoding methylmalonyl-CoA mutase family protein gives rise to the protein MTDGRTSESGLPIQPVYAPADLDGFDPAAALGEPGAYPFTRGVYPTMYTGKPWTMRQYAGFGTAKESNERYHALLNAGTTGLSVAFD
- a CDS encoding class I lanthipeptide, translated to MSRRLALRKETLAELTTGELTAVVGGAPPTLDVVACTRATLTFCPDFYCTGTI